One genomic window of Phycisphaerales bacterium AB-hyl4 includes the following:
- a CDS encoding acyl CoA:acetate/3-ketoacid CoA transferase — protein MRRDHTRCTADEAIALIADDQTIACGGFVGATHPEGLTAALERRFLATGQPRDLTLVYAAGQGDGKQRGLNHLGHEGLVRRVVGGHWGLAPRLGQLALANKIEAYNFPQGVICQLFRDIAAGRPGCITHVGLDTFMDPIHQGGRLNDRTAPGAVERVTLGDRTWLWYKAFPIHVGLIRASVADPHGNLLMNEEVIIGEGLAIAQAVHNSGGRVIAQVAKRLDAPAPPHQVAVPGVLVDAVVQARPEEHEQTFAEPFNRAYVSPAPLTDDGSELEPLEAGARRIIAARACNEVPAGAIANLGIGMPEGIARIAAERGWLDRFTLTVESGPIGGMPAGGLSFGASVYPQAIIDQPAQFDLYDGRALDFAALGAAQIDRHGNVNVSRFGTRLAGIGGFANITQTARRLVFCGTFTAGGLEVDVVDGQLRIVREGRCPKFVEDVEQLSFSARRSREVGQEVLFVTERAVFRLIDVGLELIELAPGINLDRDVCAQMAFMPIVRNVKPMPAHVFEPFCPLRQATTEEV, from the coding sequence GTGCGACGCGATCACACCCGCTGTACCGCCGATGAAGCCATCGCCCTCATCGCCGACGATCAGACCATCGCGTGTGGCGGCTTTGTCGGGGCCACGCACCCCGAAGGCCTCACCGCCGCCCTCGAACGGCGCTTTCTGGCGACCGGTCAGCCGCGCGATCTCACGCTCGTTTATGCCGCCGGCCAAGGCGACGGCAAGCAGCGCGGGCTGAATCACCTCGGACACGAAGGCCTGGTGCGGCGCGTCGTCGGCGGACACTGGGGCTTAGCGCCCCGGCTCGGGCAACTCGCGCTGGCAAACAAGATCGAGGCCTACAACTTTCCCCAAGGCGTGATCTGTCAGCTATTCCGCGACATTGCCGCCGGCCGACCGGGCTGCATCACGCACGTCGGCCTCGACACGTTTATGGACCCGATCCACCAGGGCGGCCGACTCAACGACCGCACCGCCCCCGGCGCGGTCGAGCGGGTGACACTCGGCGATCGCACGTGGCTTTGGTACAAGGCGTTTCCCATCCACGTAGGACTCATCCGCGCCAGCGTCGCCGACCCGCACGGCAACCTGTTGATGAACGAGGAAGTCATCATCGGCGAAGGGCTCGCCATCGCCCAGGCGGTGCACAACAGCGGCGGGCGCGTCATCGCCCAGGTGGCGAAGCGGCTCGATGCCCCCGCACCGCCGCACCAGGTTGCCGTGCCGGGCGTGCTGGTCGACGCCGTTGTGCAGGCGCGGCCGGAGGAGCATGAGCAGACGTTCGCCGAGCCATTCAATCGCGCCTATGTATCGCCCGCCCCGCTGACGGATGATGGCAGCGAACTTGAACCCCTGGAGGCCGGGGCGCGACGGATCATCGCCGCCCGCGCCTGCAATGAAGTGCCCGCCGGGGCGATTGCGAACCTGGGAATCGGCATGCCCGAAGGCATCGCGCGCATCGCGGCCGAGCGCGGCTGGCTTGATCGCTTTACGCTCACCGTTGAGAGTGGCCCGATCGGCGGCATGCCGGCGGGCGGTTTGAGTTTTGGTGCGTCCGTTTACCCGCAGGCCATCATCGACCAGCCGGCCCAGTTCGACCTGTACGATGGCCGGGCGCTCGACTTTGCGGCGCTGGGAGCGGCGCAGATCGATCGCCACGGCAATGTGAATGTGTCACGCTTTGGCACGCGCCTGGCGGGCATCGGCGGCTTTGCGAACATCACGCAGACCGCCCGCCGTCTCGTGTTTTGCGGCACGTTCACCGCTGGCGGACTGGAGGTGGACGTGGTCGACGGGCAGTTGCGCATTGTTCGCGAAGGCCGGTGTCCGAAGTTCGTGGAGGATGTCGAGCAGCTTTCGTTCAGCGCCCGTCGTTCGCGCGAGGTGGGACAGGAAGTGCTGTTTGTCACTGAGCGGGCCGTGTTTCGCCTGATCGACGTGGGACTTGAACTGATCGAACTCGCGCCCGGCATAAATCTGGACCGCGACGTGTGCGCCCAGATGGCCTTTATGCCCATCGTCCGCAATGTGAAGCCGATGCCTGCCCACGTGTTCGAACCCTTTTGCCCCCTGCGGCAAGCCACGACAGAAGAGGTCTGA